A portion of the Acidisarcina polymorpha genome contains these proteins:
- a CDS encoding arylesterase produces MTLRSLSTPSRFSLLSILLVFALVLASCSSTKPKSAEDEPDTSSPPADSRIIDPRDSRPVIVAFGDSLTAGYGAAPGESYPDYLQRELDRSGYHYRVANLGVSGNTTKDGVDRLKDVLALKPKVVIVAFGGNDGLRGLPIEATRNNLDQIVSTLTTSNVKVVLGGITLPPNYGPDYIRQFNDTYALLARKFHAPLLPFLLIKVYGTPGGMQEDGIHATAQGNEQVAKNLLPLITPLLKK; encoded by the coding sequence GTGACCTTGCGCTCGCTCTCGACTCCAAGCCGGTTCTCACTGCTTTCGATTCTGCTCGTCTTCGCTCTTGTTCTGGCCAGTTGCAGCTCCACCAAGCCGAAGAGCGCTGAGGACGAACCCGACACATCCAGTCCGCCTGCCGACAGCAGGATCATTGACCCCCGGGATAGCCGCCCGGTAATCGTCGCATTTGGCGATAGCCTGACCGCTGGCTACGGCGCTGCTCCCGGCGAAAGCTATCCCGACTACCTCCAGCGCGAGCTCGATCGCAGCGGCTACCACTATAGAGTCGCCAACCTTGGGGTAAGCGGCAACACTACTAAAGACGGCGTTGACCGCCTCAAAGACGTTCTCGCCCTTAAGCCGAAGGTGGTGATCGTCGCGTTTGGCGGCAATGACGGCCTGCGCGGCCTCCCGATCGAGGCCACCCGCAACAACCTCGACCAGATCGTCTCCACTCTCACTACCTCGAACGTCAAAGTCGTGCTCGGTGGCATTACTCTCCCGCCAAATTACGGTCCCGACTACATTCGCCAGTTCAATGACACTTACGCACTGCTCGCGCGTAAGTTCCATGCGCCGCTCTTGCCTTTTCTCCTGATCAAAGTCTACGGCACACCTGGCGGCATGCAGGAGGATGGGATCCATGCCACAGCGCAGGGCAACGAACAAGTCGCCAAAAACCTCTTGCCGCTGATCACACCACTGCTCAAGAAGTGA
- a CDS encoding amino acid permease has protein sequence MPNLLAKKPLSALLSEAKQEGEQTLERVLGPFSLTALGVGAVIGAGIFVLSGLGAHYAGPGLMLSFILSGLGCAFAGLCYAEFAAMIPLAGSAYTYAYATLGELFAWIIGWDLTLEYAMGASTVSSGWSNHFIEFLRIFGLKMPLWLAYDHWTGLRAATDIVARQFVSATNPALLPGSQEFLLKLDAVKNAQTPELLSHAHQLLNAPHLFGVEIGVNIPAFIIALIITTILVIGIKESAKFNAGIVMLKVSVVLFVLGLGSHYVNRANWGTDWHSYAPNGFAGIGLAAGYIFFSYIGFDAVSTTAQEAKNPQRDLPIGIIASLTICTLLYIGVAAVLTGMVPWREVNIEAPIARAFLDKDLGWASNIITVGALAGLTSVMLVMLLGQSRVLYAMANDGLLPRSFFASIHPKFRTPWKSTILAGLLAAIVGSVTPIDDIGKMVNIGTLLAFVIVCIAVVVLRRTNPDQPRPFKTPGIYLGGLLPVVPILGILFNGYMMYKLGWINWARLIIWLIIGLVVYFFYSVKHSKVQAMPAAMTTGRPMVKGVAARE, from the coding sequence ATGCCCAATCTGCTGGCCAAGAAACCGCTGAGCGCACTGCTTTCCGAGGCGAAACAGGAAGGCGAACAAACGCTCGAGCGGGTGCTGGGGCCCTTTTCCCTGACGGCGTTGGGAGTGGGAGCCGTGATCGGCGCGGGCATCTTTGTGCTCTCCGGCCTGGGCGCCCACTATGCAGGCCCTGGGCTCATGCTCTCGTTCATTCTGTCGGGACTTGGATGCGCCTTTGCCGGCCTTTGCTATGCGGAGTTTGCAGCCATGATTCCGCTGGCTGGGAGCGCCTATACCTACGCCTACGCGACCCTAGGCGAGCTGTTTGCGTGGATCATCGGATGGGACCTTACCCTCGAGTATGCGATGGGCGCGAGTACGGTATCCTCTGGTTGGTCAAACCACTTCATCGAGTTCCTGCGCATCTTTGGCTTGAAGATGCCGTTATGGCTGGCATACGATCATTGGACAGGGCTGCGGGCCGCGACCGATATTGTGGCTCGCCAATTCGTGAGTGCGACGAATCCGGCTTTGCTCCCGGGGTCCCAGGAATTTCTGTTGAAGCTGGACGCGGTCAAGAACGCGCAGACACCAGAACTGCTGAGTCATGCCCACCAACTGCTGAATGCGCCGCACCTGTTTGGCGTTGAAATCGGCGTGAACATCCCGGCGTTTATCATTGCCCTCATCATTACCACGATCCTGGTCATTGGCATCAAGGAGAGCGCCAAGTTCAACGCCGGTATCGTGATGTTGAAGGTTTCCGTGGTGTTGTTCGTGCTGGGCCTGGGTTCTCATTACGTGAACCGCGCCAACTGGGGCACTGATTGGCACTCCTATGCGCCGAACGGCTTTGCCGGCATTGGGCTGGCGGCGGGTTATATTTTCTTCTCGTATATAGGATTCGATGCGGTTTCGACGACTGCACAGGAAGCGAAGAATCCTCAACGAGACCTGCCCATCGGCATCATTGCGTCGCTGACGATCTGTACATTGCTCTATATCGGAGTAGCAGCGGTGTTGACCGGGATGGTCCCGTGGCGCGAGGTGAACATCGAAGCTCCGATCGCGCGAGCTTTCCTGGATAAAGACCTCGGATGGGCATCGAACATCATCACCGTAGGCGCCTTGGCGGGATTGACCTCAGTGATGCTAGTGATGCTGCTCGGACAATCGCGAGTGCTTTACGCAATGGCCAACGACGGCTTGCTGCCGAGGAGTTTCTTTGCATCCATTCACCCCAAGTTCCGGACCCCATGGAAGAGCACAATCCTGGCGGGCCTGTTAGCGGCCATTGTCGGTTCGGTTACGCCTATCGACGATATTGGCAAGATGGTGAACATTGGAACGCTCCTGGCGTTCGTGATCGTCTGCATCGCTGTCGTGGTGCTGCGGCGAACCAATCCCGATCAGCCTCGACCCTTCAAGACGCCAGGAATCTACCTGGGCGGATTGCTTCCGGTTGTCCCAATCCTGGGCATCCTCTTCAATGGCTACATGATGTACAAATTGGGCTGGATCAACTGGGCCCGCTTAATCATCTGGCTGATCATTGGATTGGTTGTGTACTTCTTCTACAGCGTCAAACACAGCAAGGTGCAGGCGATGCCGGCAGCTATGACCACCGGCCGCCCTATGGTGAAGGGGGTTGCGGCGCGGGAGTAA
- a CDS encoding 6-carboxytetrahydropterin synthase, with product MRAYFSRRYRFSASHRLHSDSYSETENQKTYGKCNNPHGHGHNYIVEVTTGGQVDAQTGMVCDLVKLDDAVRKNVVERFDLTNLNLDECFRKLVPTTENLCIAIHERLMPVFQSGVLGQVDLVRVRVEETANNFFEFTGK from the coding sequence ATGAGGGCCTACTTCTCGCGCCGGTATAGGTTTAGCGCCTCACACCGGTTGCATAGCGATTCATATTCAGAAACGGAGAACCAGAAGACATACGGTAAATGCAATAATCCGCATGGCCATGGGCATAACTACATCGTGGAGGTCACCACCGGCGGCCAGGTGGACGCGCAAACCGGTATGGTGTGCGACCTGGTAAAGCTCGATGATGCCGTGCGGAAGAACGTGGTAGAGCGATTCGACCTCACCAATTTGAACCTCGATGAGTGCTTTCGCAAACTGGTGCCGACCACTGAAAATCTGTGTATTGCCATTCACGAAAGGCTAATGCCAGTCTTTCAGTCGGGAGTGTTGGGTCAAGTCGATCTCGTGCGAGTGAGAGTTGAAGAGACCGCCAATAACTTTTTTGAATTCACAGGGAAGTGA
- a CDS encoding ABC transporter ATP-binding protein, giving the protein MIEVRQLKKSIRNGNRTVDILKGIDLTIPAGQFAAIMGASGSGKSTLLGLLAGLDSPSEGEVLLDGTAISHMAEDALAQVRGRKIGFVFQSYQLIPTLTAFENVLLPYELNGEGDGKPRARTLLESVGLADRMNHYPVQLSGGEQQRVALARAFVLEPPIVLADEPTGNLDSVNGQHVLDLLTSRNREAGTTLVLVTHDKQLAAIADRTIVLRDGLVVADEYRAVGELQVTL; this is encoded by the coding sequence ATGATTGAAGTTCGGCAATTGAAGAAGTCTATCCGGAACGGAAACCGGACTGTCGACATTCTGAAGGGAATTGACCTGACGATCCCGGCCGGGCAGTTTGCGGCGATCATGGGCGCCTCTGGCAGCGGGAAGAGTACGCTTCTAGGACTGCTGGCTGGTCTTGATTCGCCCAGTGAAGGGGAAGTGCTGCTCGATGGCACCGCGATCAGCCACATGGCGGAAGATGCACTGGCCCAGGTGCGGGGACGCAAGATCGGATTTGTCTTTCAGTCCTATCAGCTTATTCCTACTCTTACCGCCTTCGAGAATGTTTTGTTGCCCTACGAACTTAACGGAGAGGGCGACGGGAAGCCTCGGGCGCGGACGTTGCTTGAGTCCGTGGGGCTGGCGGACCGAATGAACCACTACCCCGTGCAGCTTTCGGGTGGGGAACAACAGCGGGTTGCTCTGGCGAGAGCGTTTGTCCTGGAGCCGCCGATTGTGCTGGCGGATGAGCCGACCGGAAATCTTGATTCCGTGAATGGCCAACATGTTCTTGACTTGCTCACCAGCCGAAATCGGGAGGCTGGAACAACCCTGGTTTTGGTGACCCATGACAAGCAGCTGGCAGCGATTGCTGACCGGACAATCGTTCTCCGCGATGGATTGGTCGTCGCCGATGAGTACCGGGCGGTCGGTGAACTGCAGGTTACGTTATGA
- the truB gene encoding tRNA pseudouridine(55) synthase TruB has protein sequence MNGLLILDKPAGMTSHDVVNRVRRATGEASTGHLGTLDPMATGVLPLLLGRYTRLAQFFGAMEKSYTGTIRFGYSTDTYDAEGAPTSSVVPAALSLEAVRAAAREFSGEMLQTPPAFSAKKVGGTPSYKLARAGNAKPLKPVRIFIHEFTIANCSGDLAEFAIRVSAGGYVRSVAHELGQRLGCGSHLASLRRTAAGRFTLKDALTLDQLAELAQDSNLEAWLPHPRSLLPDLPSVTADLVTAGRLRNGVAVNLPDFSAAPLVKVFSNQRNLVAIGKRIAGTLFQPMVVVG, from the coding sequence GTGAACGGTCTCCTTATCCTCGATAAACCCGCCGGCATGACCTCGCATGATGTGGTGAACCGGGTTCGGCGAGCTACCGGCGAGGCGTCTACAGGACACCTGGGAACGCTTGATCCTATGGCGACCGGCGTTCTTCCCTTGCTGCTGGGGAGATATACCCGATTAGCCCAATTCTTCGGCGCGATGGAGAAGTCTTATACGGGGACGATCCGGTTTGGTTACTCGACCGACACTTACGATGCCGAGGGCGCACCGACCAGCTCAGTTGTTCCGGCGGCGTTAAGCCTGGAGGCGGTGCGGGCTGCAGCTAGAGAGTTTTCGGGCGAGATGCTGCAAACGCCACCAGCTTTTTCAGCAAAGAAGGTCGGCGGGACGCCCTCCTATAAGCTGGCAAGAGCAGGAAATGCGAAGCCGCTCAAGCCGGTGCGGATCTTCATTCATGAGTTCACTATCGCGAACTGCTCGGGCGATCTGGCGGAATTTGCGATCCGTGTTTCGGCCGGCGGCTATGTCCGGTCGGTCGCGCACGAATTAGGGCAACGGCTGGGTTGCGGCTCCCACCTCGCCAGCCTGCGGCGAACCGCGGCGGGCCGGTTCACGCTGAAGGACGCCTTGACATTAGATCAGCTTGCCGAACTCGCACAAGACAGCAATCTGGAGGCATGGTTGCCGCACCCTCGATCGCTGCTACCGGATCTGCCATCGGTGACCGCCGACCTGGTCACCGCTGGGCGACTACGGAATGGGGTCGCTGTAAATCTCCCGGATTTTTCCGCCGCTCCTCTGGTGAAAGTATTTTCCAATCAGCGCAATCTGGTCGCGATTGGAAAAAGGATTGCGGGAACCCTGTTTCAGCCGATGGTGGTGGTCGGGTGA
- a CDS encoding APC family permease, whose amino-acid sequence MSTHVSTPPALPPENQPELAPEAHLVRRLGLFSSTAIVIGSMVGSGIFIVAADIARDVDSPALLIAAWLVTAVMTIIAALSYGELAAMMPRAGGQYVYLREALGPLWGFLYGWTLFLVIQTGTIAAVAVAFGKYAGTFFPSISSSHWLWHIAHVPAWQVGPMVLGNMDIGVNTANLVGITILVLLTVVNIFGVRLGAIVQDIFTTAKVAALLGLVAFGLLLGRNSSAIAANFGSGWHAFWHNASFSSLHPVQVGIGGPTALVGVFTVIAIVQVGSLFSADAWNNVTFTAGEIRDPSRNLPLSLAIGTGTVLLLYILANFVYLCALPLHGDPHGTTLFARGIQYASEDRVATAVLEQTFHSAGAYLMAAAILISTFGCNNGMILAGARVYYAMSRDGLFFHAAGKLHPRYKTPVASLIVQSGWACLLCLSGSYAQLLDYTMFAALLFYILTIAGLFVLRVRKPDAERPYRAIGYPVLPAVYILMTAWICIVLLRYKPQYTWPGLAIVLLGVPVYFLWSASSRRERSKRASGV is encoded by the coding sequence GTGTCCACGCATGTCTCCACCCCACCGGCGCTGCCCCCTGAGAACCAGCCTGAACTTGCGCCCGAGGCGCATCTGGTAAGGCGATTAGGCCTATTCAGCTCGACTGCCATCGTGATCGGTTCGATGGTCGGTTCCGGGATCTTTATCGTTGCCGCCGATATTGCCCGTGATGTCGATTCTCCAGCCCTCTTGATCGCCGCGTGGCTGGTCACCGCGGTGATGACGATCATTGCGGCGCTCAGCTACGGTGAGCTAGCGGCGATGATGCCTCGAGCAGGAGGTCAGTACGTCTATCTGCGCGAGGCGCTCGGTCCATTGTGGGGGTTTCTGTATGGCTGGACGCTCTTTCTGGTCATTCAGACAGGAACGATCGCCGCCGTTGCAGTCGCATTTGGTAAGTATGCCGGCACCTTTTTCCCTTCAATCTCCTCCTCTCACTGGTTATGGCATATCGCCCACGTTCCGGCCTGGCAAGTTGGACCGATGGTCCTCGGCAACATGGATATCGGCGTCAATACAGCAAATCTGGTGGGCATTACCATACTTGTCCTGCTGACCGTAGTGAATATCTTCGGGGTGCGTCTGGGTGCGATCGTTCAGGACATATTCACGACCGCGAAGGTCGCAGCGCTGCTAGGTTTAGTCGCGTTCGGCTTACTGTTGGGGCGAAACTCCTCCGCCATCGCAGCGAATTTCGGCTCTGGTTGGCACGCCTTCTGGCACAATGCTTCGTTTTCGTCGCTGCATCCTGTGCAAGTCGGTATCGGTGGACCGACGGCCTTGGTCGGCGTCTTCACCGTGATCGCAATCGTCCAGGTAGGCTCCTTATTTTCGGCCGACGCCTGGAATAATGTCACATTTACAGCCGGAGAAATTCGCGACCCGAGCCGAAATCTGCCGTTGTCGTTGGCCATCGGGACGGGCACCGTGCTTCTTCTTTACATCCTGGCCAACTTCGTCTATCTCTGCGCCCTACCTCTGCACGGCGATCCCCATGGAACGACGCTCTTTGCCCGAGGCATTCAGTATGCTTCCGAAGACCGGGTGGCTACCGCGGTGCTCGAGCAGACCTTCCACTCAGCGGGCGCTTACCTGATGGCAGCGGCAATCCTGATATCGACCTTTGGCTGCAACAATGGGATGATCCTGGCTGGCGCGCGTGTTTACTATGCGATGAGCCGTGACGGGTTATTCTTCCATGCTGCCGGGAAACTGCATCCGCGCTACAAGACTCCGGTAGCGTCGCTCATCGTGCAGTCGGGGTGGGCCTGCTTGCTCTGCCTCTCGGGCTCGTATGCACAGTTGTTGGACTATACGATGTTTGCGGCGCTGCTCTTTTACATTCTCACCATTGCCGGACTGTTTGTGTTGCGAGTGCGCAAGCCGGATGCTGAGCGACCCTACCGTGCCATTGGGTATCCGGTGCTCCCGGCGGTATACATTCTGATGACCGCCTGGATTTGTATCGTATTATTGCGCTACAAGCCTCAATATACCTGGCCTGGACTGGCGATCGTGCTGCTCGGCGTTCCCGTCTATTTCCTGTGGTCCGCTTCCTCCCGGAGAGAGCGGAGCAAGCGTGCTTCCGGGGTTTGA
- a CDS encoding 6-pyruvoyl trahydropterin synthase family protein gives MILLTRKAEFSAAHFYWNDGWSPEENERIFGKCSNRNGHGHNYTLEVTVAGQVDPVSGFVVDLKALKDIIDREVIQVYDHRHLNLEVAEFKKSIPTTENIAIAIWRRLEGKIPGAKLSRVRVYEMPDLFADYEGEP, from the coding sequence ATGATTTTACTCACGCGCAAGGCTGAATTTTCGGCTGCTCATTTCTACTGGAACGATGGCTGGAGTCCGGAAGAGAATGAACGGATCTTTGGCAAGTGTTCCAATCGCAACGGCCATGGCCACAACTACACGCTGGAGGTGACGGTTGCGGGCCAAGTCGATCCCGTTTCCGGATTTGTTGTGGATCTCAAGGCGCTTAAGGACATCATTGACCGCGAAGTGATTCAGGTCTATGACCACCGTCATTTGAATTTAGAGGTTGCAGAGTTCAAAAAGTCCATCCCGACGACTGAAAATATCGCGATCGCCATCTGGAGGCGGCTTGAGGGCAAGATCCCCGGGGCAAAGCTGTCTCGGGTCCGCGTGTACGAGATGCCCGACCTGTTCGCGGATTATGAAGGTGAGCCATGA
- a CDS encoding glycosyltransferase, producing the protein MNIPGENYVPADSPSLQLSVIVPARNEEDCLGDCLRSLAGQSDPIFSLGAHWEILVVNDGSVDGTRQIAQSIPGVTVIDAGPLPKGWTGKANAVWIGAKLARGEWLLFTDADTIHEPGDLLRAMHEAEKAKVAMLSYSPRQIVNGFWQKAVMPLVFCELALAYPPEKISNPESRLAAANGQFVLIQREAYFSVGGHASVAESVLEDVDLARLVKRRKLGLRFRYAPDALSSRMYRSFSQMYEGWTKNLTLLFANSLALGAWRLLDLALLVGLPLIFFGFYQPTMLWWVLMALWARTLWRFYRRVARSNFPFGDCAMTIFGLPLFAWLLWRSWFHHTITKRVIWKGRSYAS; encoded by the coding sequence TTGAACATCCCCGGTGAAAACTACGTTCCGGCAGATTCCCCTTCCTTGCAGTTGTCGGTGATTGTGCCGGCCCGGAATGAAGAGGATTGCCTGGGAGATTGCCTGCGATCGCTGGCCGGTCAGAGCGATCCAATCTTTTCGCTCGGAGCCCACTGGGAGATTCTGGTAGTCAATGATGGTTCCGTGGACGGCACGAGGCAGATCGCCCAATCAATTCCCGGGGTGACGGTCATCGACGCTGGGCCGCTGCCGAAGGGCTGGACGGGAAAGGCCAACGCCGTCTGGATAGGCGCCAAGCTTGCCCGCGGGGAGTGGTTGCTATTCACCGATGCAGATACCATCCACGAGCCCGGCGACTTGCTCCGGGCGATGCACGAGGCTGAGAAGGCGAAGGTGGCGATGCTTTCCTATTCGCCGCGGCAGATTGTGAACGGGTTTTGGCAGAAGGCGGTCATGCCGCTGGTCTTCTGCGAACTCGCACTGGCGTACCCACCGGAGAAGATCTCCAACCCTGAATCCAGGCTCGCTGCCGCGAACGGCCAATTCGTGTTGATCCAGCGCGAGGCCTACTTTTCGGTCGGCGGTCACGCCTCCGTCGCTGAATCGGTGCTAGAAGATGTCGATCTGGCCAGATTGGTGAAGCGACGCAAGCTGGGACTTCGGTTTCGTTATGCTCCAGACGCGCTGAGCAGCCGGATGTACCGCAGCTTTAGCCAGATGTATGAAGGCTGGACAAAGAACCTGACGCTGCTGTTCGCCAATTCGTTGGCGCTTGGGGCTTGGCGGCTGCTCGATTTAGCGCTGCTGGTTGGATTACCCCTGATCTTCTTCGGCTTCTACCAGCCGACGATGCTGTGGTGGGTCCTGATGGCGCTATGGGCACGCACCCTGTGGCGTTTCTACCGCCGGGTGGCGCGGTCAAATTTTCCATTTGGGGACTGTGCCATGACCATTTTTGGTCTGCCTCTCTTCGCATGGCTTTTATGGCGAAGCTGGTTTCACCACACCATAACAAAGCGCGTAATCTGGAAGGGTCGAAGCTATGCGAGCTGA
- a CDS encoding TlpA family protein disulfide reductase — protein MRRPASSLGALAAVLLFTGCDRGSHPGQIGTTAPAFTVTDTDRTVRLADYRGKVVVLNFWASWCAPCLEEFPSLIQLQRQMPNVAVLAVSFHDEDAAYHSYIAENHIDLLTVFDASEKSNLAYGTTRPPETYIIDKKGVIRRKFIGPQDWTSPELITYLNKLEAS, from the coding sequence GTGCGAAGACCTGCAAGCTCTCTCGGCGCTCTGGCGGCCGTTTTGTTATTTACCGGATGCGATCGCGGCAGCCATCCCGGACAAATCGGCACCACCGCGCCGGCATTCACGGTAACCGATACAGATCGGACCGTCCGTCTGGCCGACTATCGCGGGAAAGTGGTAGTCCTGAATTTCTGGGCTTCCTGGTGCGCTCCGTGTCTCGAGGAGTTTCCGTCGCTCATTCAACTGCAACGCCAGATGCCAAATGTAGCAGTGCTCGCAGTCAGCTTCCATGATGAAGACGCCGCCTATCATAGCTACATCGCCGAGAACCACATCGATTTGCTTACCGTCTTCGATGCCAGCGAGAAGAGCAATCTAGCCTACGGAACCACCCGGCCGCCCGAGACCTACATCATCGACAAAAAAGGAGTCATTCGGCGCAAGTTCATTGGTCCCCAAGACTGGACCTCCCCTGAGCTCATCACCTACTTGAACAAGCTGGAGGCGTCCTGA
- the folE gene encoding GTP cyclohydrolase I FolE codes for MAQPAIVHKANIPKQEPKGGISEFSTQEIYAELLQRFDGDPTRDGLLKTPERVEKAMTFLTKGYQEDPTKILRGALFDVDYDEMVIVKDIEMFSLCEHHMLPFFGRVHVAYIPNAKVIGLSKIPRLIEVFARRLQVQERMTQQIADSIQEAIHPQGVGVVVEARHLCMMMRGVEKQNSSTVTSAMRGVFGKQSTRTEFLSLVRERGQGAF; via the coding sequence ATGGCACAACCCGCCATTGTTCATAAGGCCAACATTCCAAAGCAGGAGCCGAAGGGCGGCATCTCCGAGTTCAGTACACAGGAGATTTATGCCGAACTGCTACAGCGGTTCGACGGCGATCCAACCCGGGATGGTTTGTTGAAGACTCCAGAACGGGTCGAAAAGGCTATGACTTTTCTCACTAAGGGCTATCAGGAAGACCCGACAAAGATACTGCGGGGCGCCCTCTTCGACGTTGACTACGACGAAATGGTGATCGTGAAAGACATCGAAATGTTCTCCCTGTGCGAGCACCATATGCTGCCCTTCTTTGGCCGCGTTCATGTCGCTTATATCCCAAATGCTAAGGTCATTGGTTTGAGTAAGATTCCACGGCTGATCGAAGTCTTTGCCCGGCGCCTCCAAGTCCAGGAGCGTATGACCCAGCAGATCGCTGACTCCATCCAGGAGGCCATCCACCCACAGGGAGTAGGGGTAGTCGTCGAGGCACGTCATTTGTGCATGATGATGCGTGGGGTGGAGAAGCAGAACTCATCCACCGTAACTTCGGCGATGCGTGGGGTCTTCGGCAAGCAGAGCACCCGAACGGAGTTCCTGTCGCTGGTTCGGGAGCGGGGCCAGGGAGCCTTCTGA
- a CDS encoding MOSC domain-containing protein gives MLVGVVESLWRYPVKSMRGERLEQAYLGFSGVYGDRRYAFLSSAAPKDFPYFTAREKHSMLLERAIYRNPEKMVSPQDGSSLADGTLEIETTAGERLPIEDPRLAELLREGVAERHLLRLIQSEIALVDSRPISLFSLQTVRQLSVETGMELDKRRFRANIYADLSGAKGFVEDEWVGQKLEVGRQAVMQVAKRNMRCKLITLDPDSAQPSPEVMKLVAREHQSCAGIYLTAVIEGMVSVGDSIRLVDSSFADELSGARPA, from the coding sequence ATGCTTGTCGGCGTGGTAGAGAGTCTTTGGCGATACCCGGTTAAGAGCATGCGCGGCGAACGGCTTGAGCAGGCATACCTCGGCTTCTCCGGTGTTTATGGCGATCGCCGATACGCCTTTCTCAGTTCCGCAGCGCCGAAAGACTTCCCCTATTTCACGGCGCGCGAGAAACACTCAATGCTGCTGGAGCGCGCGATCTACCGCAATCCTGAAAAGATGGTGTCTCCGCAGGACGGCTCAAGCCTTGCGGATGGTACGCTCGAGATCGAGACGACGGCGGGCGAGCGGTTGCCGATCGAAGACCCTCGTCTTGCTGAACTGCTTCGCGAAGGGGTTGCAGAGCGACACCTGCTTCGCTTGATCCAGTCGGAAATCGCACTGGTGGATAGCCGCCCAATTTCGCTGTTTTCGCTGCAAACGGTGCGGCAACTGAGCGTAGAGACCGGCATGGAGTTGGACAAGCGCCGTTTTCGCGCCAACATTTATGCCGATCTTTCCGGAGCTAAGGGCTTTGTTGAAGACGAATGGGTGGGGCAGAAGCTTGAGGTCGGCCGCCAAGCCGTGATGCAAGTCGCGAAGAGGAACATGCGCTGCAAACTGATTACCTTGGATCCCGACTCGGCACAGCCAAGCCCAGAGGTAATGAAATTGGTGGCTCGGGAACACCAGTCCTGCGCAGGAATCTACCTGACGGCGGTCATCGAGGGGATGGTCTCGGTTGGGGATTCGATCCGGCTGGTCGATTCGAGTTTCGCAGATGAGCTGAGCGGGGCCCGGCCGGCGTAG